The Natronorubrum tibetense GA33 region GTCACGATGAACCTCAACCCGATGCACTTCAACGAGGCCTACGCCGCCGAGACGGAGTTCGGCGAACGCCTCGTCGACGGCACCTTCGTCATCGCGCTCGCGGTCGGGATGAGCGTCATCGACATCTCCGTGAACGCAACCGCGAACCTCGGCTACGACAATATTCGACATCACGCACCCGTCTTCCACGGCGATACCATCTACGCCGAGAGCGAGGTGCTGAGCAAACGGGAACTCGAGTCCCGCGACCACGTCGGCATCGTCGAGACCGAACTCCGGGCGTACAACCAGGACGGCGAGCACGTGTTGAGCTTAGAGCGCACGCCGATGGTGTTGAAACGCGAGCACGCCGAGCCGTCGGCCGCGACGCCGCCGGGGTGGCTCGAGGGGGTCGGGACGCAGCCGGAGGACTGTTAATACGCATTATTAGTAGTGATTTCAGTCACCTCGCGTTCGAGAGAGAAAACGGCACACCCCTCATTTTCAGTGAAAACAAACGACCATCGACGACTCAGGGCAACACAATAGTGACGGATGTGTGAAACTGATCGAGGATAATCTATACCATCTTTTCTAGTCGAAACATATTCGAGAACAGCTGTTCTCCGATAATCGGAGAATCCTTGATTAGATGCTCGTCTCCCTATAGAAACGAATCGGCACACCCCTCGTTTTCAGTGAAAGAGTAGTCGGAATCCCTTTGGTGTCGATGAAGAGTACCTACGACACTGACTCGGACAGTTTGTTTAAAACATCGCGCTGGGTTTCCGAGGAGTTGACACAGGCAGACATGACGATGTCCGGGTCGTGAAGGAGACGATGAATTCGATAACTCCCTTCACTTTTTCCACCACCTGTATGCCTGCTCTCCGTAATTTCGGGAAGAGTCCACTTTTTCATCAGATCGAGAATGCGCTGATGAGTAAGAGATTCGCCGGTGGCGATTTCAGCGACGATGCAGTACACATCATACAGTTCACCAGTCGAGAAGGAATCCGTCGAGCGCGTCTTAGTTAGATATGCTAATGCGTAGAGTGCGTATCTGGAATGGGGCGTCCCGTTCTTAATAATCTGGACCGATCGGTTCAGATCGCTGTACTCGTCAGCTTCACGCACATGCTCTTCGGTGACCCGTTTGCGGTCGTCTTTCTCTGCGAGTTTCCCGGCAGATCGAAGAATATCGAGCGCGCGACGGGCATCACCGTGATCGCGGGCAGCGAGCGCGGCGGTTAGTTCGATTACGCCATCTTCGAGAACACCGTCTCTGAACGCATCGATCCGACGCTCGAGGATCGCCTGCAGTTGATTCGCATCGTACGGAGGAAAAATGATCGGATCATCCTGAAAGCTTGAAGCAACGCGTTCATCGGGCGCATCGGAATAGTCTGTCTTGTTGCTGATTGCGATGACTGAAATGTAACATCCCGTCTTCCCCGCTTCCTCCGATCGAGAGAGTTTCGAGAGAATTTCGTCGGTATCGTCGCCGAGTTTGTCGATTTCGTCGAGGATCACGATCAAAGAATCGGACTTGTGAAGCAGTCCGTCACCGCCCCAGAGCGCGTCGTAGTACCGACTCGTCCCAACACCTTCTTTCGGAATGTACCTATCTGGATCGATTACGTTACGGAC contains the following coding sequences:
- a CDS encoding MaoC family dehydratase; translation: MDDTDETQNADDGASDKRLVSGWHGRYYEDFEVGDIYKHPFGRTVTETDNVWLTNVTMNLNPMHFNEAYAAETEFGERLVDGTFVIALAVGMSVIDISVNATANLGYDNIRHHAPVFHGDTIYAESEVLSKRELESRDHVGIVETELRAYNQDGEHVLSLERTPMVLKREHAEPSAATPPGWLEGVGTQPEDC
- a CDS encoding Cdc6/Cdc18 family protein; the encoded protein is MGNDPIPTPSIEDLQDDPMTDETTSIFRRRELLRPQHVPQKDRIVGRDREIETVETLLKPAAFGNPPESGFLFGKTGTGKSLVAKHVTGRARGIAQMQGTTLTAAYVDCDQYNTETRAARKMAFEVRNVIDPDRYIPKEGVGTSRYYDALWGGDGLLHKSDSLIVILDEIDKLGDDTDEILSKLSRSEEAGKTGCYISVIAISNKTDYSDAPDERVASSFQDDPIIFPPYDANQLQAILERRIDAFRDGVLEDGVIELTAALAARDHGDARRALDILRSAGKLAEKDDRKRVTEEHVREADEYSDLNRSVQIIKNGTPHSRYALYALAYLTKTRSTDSFSTGELYDVYCIVAEIATGESLTHQRILDLMKKWTLPEITESRHTGGGKSEGSYRIHRLLHDPDIVMSACVNSSETQRDVLNKLSESVS